One stretch of Actinacidiphila sp. DG2A-62 DNA includes these proteins:
- a CDS encoding aldehyde dehydrogenase family protein — protein sequence MSDVRDARLSVFKTYKLYVGGTFPRSESGRVYEVTDSKHGAWLANAPLASRKDARDAVVAARKAVPRWSGATAYNRGQVLYRVAEMLEGRREQFVREVVETEGLSKSRAGAAVDAAVDRWVWYAGWTDKIAQVVGGANPVAGPYFNLSTPEPTGVVAVLAPQDSSFLGLVSVLAPVIATGNAAVVVASERAPLPALSLGEVLATSDVPGGVVNVLSGRTAEIAAPLAAHQDVNGIDLTGADPALAAELEVEAASNLKRVLRPPASPVDWTADPGTSRLTAWLETKTVWHPLGV from the coding sequence ATGTCTGACGTTCGCGACGCTCGGCTGAGCGTGTTCAAGACCTACAAGCTGTACGTCGGGGGGACGTTCCCCCGCTCCGAGAGCGGCCGGGTGTATGAGGTGACGGACTCCAAGCACGGCGCGTGGCTGGCCAACGCCCCGCTGGCCTCCCGCAAGGACGCGCGGGACGCGGTGGTCGCCGCGCGCAAGGCGGTGCCCCGCTGGTCCGGCGCGACCGCGTACAACCGCGGGCAGGTGCTGTACCGCGTCGCGGAGATGCTGGAGGGGCGGCGCGAGCAGTTCGTCCGCGAGGTCGTCGAGACGGAGGGCCTGTCGAAGTCCCGCGCGGGGGCCGCGGTGGACGCGGCGGTGGACCGCTGGGTCTGGTACGCGGGCTGGACCGACAAGATCGCGCAGGTGGTGGGGGGCGCGAATCCGGTCGCCGGGCCCTACTTCAACCTGTCCACGCCCGAGCCGACGGGGGTCGTCGCGGTGCTCGCGCCGCAGGACTCGTCGTTCCTCGGACTGGTCTCGGTGCTGGCGCCGGTGATCGCGACGGGGAACGCGGCGGTGGTGGTCGCCTCGGAGCGGGCGCCGCTGCCCGCGCTGTCCCTCGGCGAGGTGCTGGCCACGTCCGACGTGCCCGGCGGCGTGGTCAACGTGCTGTCCGGGCGGACGGCCGAGATCGCGGCGCCGCTGGCCGCGCACCAGGACGTCAACGGGATCGACCTCACCGGCGCGGACCCGGCTCTCGCCGCGGAGCTGGAGGTCGAGGCGGCCTCGAACCTCAAGCGGGTGCTGCGGCCCCCGGCGTCCCCGGTGGACTGGACCGCCGATCCGGGGACGTCGCGCCTGACGGCGTGGCTGGAGACGAAGACGGTCTGGCACCCCCTGGGCGTCTGA
- a CDS encoding aldehyde dehydrogenase family protein produces the protein MASPKTPHEMFAYAPAPESRAIVDLKPSYGLFVDGEFTEAADGRVFKTVSPSSEEVLAEVARAGEQDVDRAVGAARRAFGPWSALPGAERGKYLFRIARILQERSREFAVLESLDNGKPIRETRDVDLPLVAAHFFYYAGWADKLAYAVPGRSPEPGTSGPDPKPLGVAGQVIPWNFPLLMLAWKVAPALAAGNTVVLKPAETTPLSALFFADVCRQAGLPRGVVNILPGYGDAGAALVAHEGVDKVAFTGSTEVGKAIARTVAGTRKKVTLELGGKAANIVFDDAPIDQAVEGIVNGIFFNQGHVCCAGSRLLVQESVQDEVLDALKRRMATLRVGDPLDKNTDIGAVNSAEQLARITELAAAGEAEGAERWSPACELPESGYWFAPTLFTGVTQAHRIAREEIFGPVLSVLTFRTPAEAVEKANNTPYGLSAGIWTEKGSRILAVASKLRAGVVWANTFNKFDPTSPFGGYKESGHGREGGRHGLEAYLDV, from the coding sequence ATGGCCTCCCCGAAGACCCCCCACGAGATGTTCGCGTACGCGCCCGCGCCCGAGTCCCGCGCGATCGTCGACCTCAAGCCGTCCTACGGGCTGTTCGTCGACGGCGAGTTCACCGAGGCCGCGGACGGCCGGGTGTTCAAGACGGTGTCGCCGTCCAGCGAGGAGGTGCTCGCCGAGGTCGCGCGGGCCGGCGAGCAGGACGTGGACCGCGCGGTCGGCGCGGCCCGCAGGGCGTTCGGCCCCTGGTCGGCGCTGCCCGGCGCGGAGCGCGGCAAGTACCTGTTCCGCATCGCGCGCATCCTCCAGGAGCGCTCACGCGAGTTCGCGGTGCTGGAGTCGCTGGACAACGGCAAGCCGATCCGCGAGACCCGCGACGTCGATCTGCCGCTGGTGGCCGCGCACTTCTTCTACTACGCCGGCTGGGCGGACAAGCTCGCGTACGCGGTCCCCGGGCGGAGCCCGGAACCAGGCACGAGCGGTCCCGACCCCAAGCCGCTGGGCGTGGCCGGGCAGGTCATCCCGTGGAACTTCCCGCTGCTGATGCTCGCGTGGAAGGTCGCGCCGGCGCTCGCCGCGGGCAACACGGTGGTGCTCAAGCCCGCCGAGACCACCCCGCTGTCCGCGCTGTTCTTCGCCGACGTGTGCCGCCAGGCCGGACTGCCGCGCGGCGTGGTCAACATCCTGCCCGGCTACGGCGACGCGGGCGCGGCGCTGGTGGCCCACGAGGGCGTGGACAAGGTCGCGTTCACCGGCAGCACCGAGGTCGGCAAGGCGATCGCCCGCACCGTCGCCGGCACCCGTAAGAAGGTCACGCTCGAACTGGGCGGCAAGGCCGCGAACATCGTCTTCGACGACGCGCCGATCGACCAGGCCGTCGAGGGCATCGTCAACGGCATCTTCTTCAACCAGGGCCATGTGTGCTGTGCGGGCTCGCGGTTGCTGGTGCAGGAGTCGGTGCAGGACGAGGTGCTGGACGCGCTGAAGCGGCGGATGGCCACGCTGCGGGTCGGCGACCCGCTGGACAAGAACACCGACATCGGCGCGGTCAACTCCGCCGAACAGCTGGCGCGTATCACCGAGTTGGCGGCGGCCGGCGAGGCGGAGGGGGCGGAGCGCTGGTCGCCGGCGTGCGAACTGCCCGAATCCGGCTACTGGTTCGCGCCGACGCTGTTCACCGGCGTCACGCAGGCGCACCGCATCGCGCGCGAGGAGATCTTCGGCCCGGTGCTGTCGGTGCTGACCTTCCGCACCCCCGCGGAGGCGGTGGAGAAGGCCAACAACACCCCGTACGGGCTGTCCGCGGGCATCTGGACCGAGAAGGGCTCGCGCATCCTGGCGGTGGCGAGCAAGCTGCGGGCCGGCGTGGTGTGGGCCAACACGTTCAACAAGTTCGACCCGACGTCGCCGTTCGGCGGTTACAAGGAGTCCGGCCACGGCCGGGAGGGCGGCCGGCACGGCCTGGAGGCGTACCTCGATGTCTGA
- a CDS encoding PH domain-containing protein, which produces MTSPHQDRPNGPATAGDRRPPQYADRVYRSSAGIAGGVLLLILAGWLGGDAIARGDGRTPWLSLAALLLAVPLVVAFTIRPAVFAGSERIRIRNPFRTVAMPWAAVDRLRASYSTELFAGDRTFQVWAIPVSLRARKRAARQTARAQGQRGRDPFLTPGVRFRPGARPGQRAEVSADDPVRSWADQALDQLRELSEQHTLAEGEPRPEISVRWCYEVIAPAIAGAVVLAVLLAI; this is translated from the coding sequence ATGACGAGCCCCCACCAGGACCGACCGAACGGACCGGCCACCGCCGGCGACCGGCGGCCGCCGCAGTACGCCGACCGTGTCTACCGCTCCTCGGCCGGCATCGCCGGCGGCGTGCTGCTGCTGATCCTCGCGGGCTGGCTCGGCGGGGACGCGATCGCGCGGGGCGACGGCCGCACGCCCTGGCTGTCGCTGGCCGCGCTGCTGCTGGCGGTGCCGCTGGTGGTCGCGTTCACCATCCGCCCGGCGGTCTTCGCCGGCAGTGAGCGCATCCGCATCCGCAACCCGTTCCGCACGGTCGCGATGCCGTGGGCGGCGGTCGACCGGTTGCGGGCCTCGTACTCCACGGAGCTGTTCGCGGGCGACCGCACGTTCCAGGTGTGGGCGATCCCGGTGTCGCTGCGGGCGCGCAAGCGCGCGGCCCGGCAGACGGCGCGCGCGCAGGGCCAGCGGGGGCGCGACCCGTTCCTCACGCCCGGCGTGCGGTTCCGGCCGGGCGCCCGGCCGGGGCAGCGCGCGGAGGTCTCGGCGGACGATCCCGTACGGTCCTGGGCGGACCAGGCGCTGGACCAGCTGCGCGAGCTGTCCGAGCAGCACACCCTCGCCGAGGGCGAGCCCCGCCCGGAGATCAGCGTGCGCTGGTGCTACGAGGTCATCGCGCCCGCGATCGCCGGTGCGGTCGTCCTCGCGGTGCTGCTGGCGATCTGA
- the pstC gene encoding phosphate ABC transporter permease subunit PstC, translating into MRTRTRTAGDGAGPGEAATADRPRRLHADSGTPDRVFRSVARGGGGLVLLVMLLVGGFLLYRAWQALRRAGWSFLTTSAWEPDAGHFGIAAVLTGTCLIAAVAVVVAVPLAVGTALYISEYAPPRLRRTLISTVDLMAAVPSVVYGLWGLFFLQGNVIGLARWMSTYVGWIPLFSVDGADPHDPLATATVYTASTFVAGLVVAMMVTPIICSVIREVFSQAPVGEKEGAYALGATRWGVVRSVVLPFGKGGVIGGTMLGLGRALGETIGVYMVISPIFVVQPHIFQSGTSSVSSLIALRYGEASKIGMSALMAAGLALFLMTLVVNFAASSIVARSRSGATAE; encoded by the coding sequence ATGCGAACACGGACGCGAACGGCGGGCGACGGCGCCGGGCCCGGCGAGGCCGCCACCGCGGACCGGCCGCGCCGGCTGCACGCCGACTCGGGGACGCCGGACCGGGTGTTCCGGTCGGTCGCCCGCGGCGGCGGCGGACTGGTGCTGCTGGTGATGCTGCTGGTCGGCGGCTTCCTGCTGTACCGGGCATGGCAGGCGCTGCGCCGCGCCGGATGGTCGTTCCTGACCACGTCGGCATGGGAGCCGGACGCCGGCCACTTCGGCATCGCGGCCGTGCTCACCGGCACCTGCCTGATCGCCGCGGTCGCGGTGGTCGTGGCGGTGCCGCTGGCCGTCGGCACGGCGCTGTACATCTCCGAGTACGCGCCGCCCCGGCTGCGCCGCACGCTCATCAGCACGGTGGACCTGATGGCCGCGGTTCCTTCGGTGGTGTACGGCCTGTGGGGGCTGTTCTTCCTGCAGGGCAATGTCATCGGTCTGGCCCGCTGGATGTCGACGTACGTCGGCTGGATCCCGCTGTTCAGCGTGGACGGGGCCGACCCGCACGATCCGCTGGCCACGGCCACCGTGTACACCGCGTCCACCTTCGTGGCCGGACTGGTGGTGGCGATGATGGTCACCCCGATCATCTGCTCGGTGATCCGGGAGGTCTTCTCGCAGGCCCCGGTCGGCGAGAAGGAGGGGGCGTACGCGCTCGGCGCCACCCGCTGGGGGGTGGTCCGCTCGGTCGTGCTGCCGTTCGGCAAGGGCGGCGTGATCGGCGGCACGATGCTGGGCCTGGGCCGGGCGCTGGGCGAGACCATCGGCGTGTACATGGTCATCTCGCCGATCTTCGTGGTGCAGCCGCACATCTTCCAGAGCGGCACCAGTTCGGTCTCCTCGCTGATCGCGCTGCGCTACGGCGAGGCCAGCAAGATCGGCATGTCCGCGCTGATGGCCGCGGGCCTGGCGCTGTTCTTGATGACGCTGGTGGTCAACTTCGCCGCCTCGTCGATCGTCGCCCGCAGCCGTTCCGGCGCCACCGCCGAGTGA
- the pstA gene encoding phosphate ABC transporter permease PstA — translation MTTDTNAGPTVLPARAPAAQEPERRRSTGARRRTDVYAVFGAAAASLCLTWLFFARLAPFSGLLGFAVCAYALFTGLYALLVSYDEDGPAVRDRIASVVVHSLAAVLITALGFVVVYTLWSGRKALPHGNFFTQDMRHAGPLDPLSVGGIRHAVIGTLIEIAIALVLTVPAGLLCAVFLNEVPGRYARFVRTVVEAMTALPSIVAGLFVYATAILALGVQKSGFAAGLAISVMMLPIIIRASDVVIRLVPGTLREASYALGSPRWRTVWHVVLPTARSGLTTAVILGTARGVGETSPVLLTAGYGAGTNYSPTHDPMVSLPLATFEFVKSPQPAMISRGFGAAAVLLLLVLVLFLIARVIGGRGAGELSRRGTHRRVLASRRDQRRFAERAAVRGGPLGGPSPAASAPRTPQDQPAQGVDGS, via the coding sequence ATGACCACCGACACGAACGCCGGGCCCACCGTGCTGCCCGCCCGCGCGCCCGCCGCGCAGGAGCCGGAGCGGCGCAGGAGCACCGGCGCCCGGCGGCGCACCGACGTCTACGCGGTGTTCGGCGCCGCTGCCGCCTCGCTCTGCCTGACCTGGCTGTTCTTCGCCCGCCTGGCGCCGTTCAGCGGCCTGCTGGGCTTCGCGGTCTGCGCGTACGCGCTGTTCACCGGGCTCTACGCGCTGCTCGTCTCGTACGACGAGGACGGCCCCGCGGTGCGCGACCGGATCGCCTCGGTGGTGGTGCACTCGCTGGCGGCGGTGCTGATCACCGCCCTGGGGTTCGTCGTGGTGTACACCCTGTGGTCGGGCCGCAAGGCGCTGCCGCACGGCAACTTCTTCACCCAGGACATGCGGCACGCCGGCCCGCTGGACCCGCTGTCCGTCGGCGGCATCCGGCACGCGGTGATCGGCACGCTGATCGAGATCGCCATCGCCCTGGTGCTGACCGTCCCGGCCGGGCTGCTCTGCGCGGTGTTCCTCAACGAAGTGCCCGGACGCTACGCGCGTTTCGTGCGCACGGTCGTCGAGGCGATGACCGCGCTGCCGTCCATCGTGGCCGGCCTGTTCGTCTACGCCACGGCCATCCTGGCGCTCGGCGTGCAGAAGTCCGGCTTCGCCGCCGGGCTGGCCATCTCGGTGATGATGCTGCCGATCATCATCCGCGCCTCGGACGTCGTCATCCGCCTGGTGCCCGGCACCCTGCGCGAGGCGTCGTACGCGCTCGGGTCGCCGCGCTGGCGGACCGTGTGGCACGTGGTGCTGCCCACCGCTCGCTCCGGGCTGACCACCGCGGTGATCCTCGGCACCGCCCGCGGCGTCGGCGAGACCTCCCCGGTGCTGCTGACCGCGGGCTACGGCGCGGGCACCAACTACAGCCCGACGCACGACCCGATGGTGTCGCTGCCGCTGGCCACGTTCGAGTTCGTGAAGTCGCCGCAGCCGGCCATGATCTCCCGCGGCTTCGGGGCGGCGGCGGTGCTGCTGCTCCTGGTGCTCGTGCTGTTCCTGATCGCCCGCGTGATCGGCGGTCGCGGCGCCGGTGAGCTGTCCCGGCGCGGCACCCACCGCCGGGTGCTCGCCTCCCGCCGCGACCAGCGCAGGTTCGCCGAGCGCGCGGCCGTCCGCGGCGGCCCGCTCGGCGGCCCGAGCCCGGCCGCTTCCGCACCTCGTACGCCACAAGACCAACCCGCGCAGGGAGTTGACGGATCGTGA